A single region of the Bacillus cereus genome encodes:
- a CDS encoding HAD family hydrolase, translated as MYKTFLFDLDGTLTDPKEGIINSVLYALEKIGIEEVNISELDSFIGPPIQQSFIDRYNMNEIEVERAVFYFREYLKRSGLLENTVYDGIPTLLQELKDAGNRLFVATSKPTVFAKQVIEHFQLTTFFEEIVGSNLDGTKIKKEEIIAHILQTNEELKKEEMVMIGDRKHDVIGANSNGIASIGVLYGYGSEIELSDAGAIHIVKDVEELQRFCIENSTIKL; from the coding sequence ATGTATAAAACATTTCTATTTGACTTAGATGGAACATTAACGGATCCGAAAGAAGGGATTATAAATTCTGTTCTATACGCGTTAGAAAAAATCGGGATTGAAGAAGTAAATATAAGCGAGTTAGATTCATTTATCGGTCCACCAATACAACAGTCTTTTATAGATAGATATAATATGAACGAAATAGAAGTAGAACGAGCAGTATTTTATTTTCGCGAATATTTAAAGCGAAGTGGTTTATTAGAGAATACAGTATACGATGGAATTCCAACTCTATTGCAAGAATTAAAGGATGCTGGCAATCGTTTGTTTGTAGCAACATCAAAACCTACTGTATTTGCGAAACAAGTAATAGAGCACTTTCAGTTAACAACTTTTTTTGAAGAGATTGTAGGGAGTAATTTAGACGGGACAAAAATAAAAAAGGAAGAAATAATTGCTCATATTTTACAAACAAATGAAGAACTTAAAAAAGAAGAAATGGTGATGATTGGTGATAGAAAGCATGACGTAATCGGTGCGAACAGTAACGGAATTGCTTCAATAGGTGTATTGTATGGATATGGTAGTGAGATTGAATTGAGTGATGCTGGGGCGATTCATATAGTGAAAGATGTCGAAGAATTACAAAGATTTTGTATAGAGAATAGTACGATAAAACTATAG